Proteins encoded together in one Terriglobus saanensis SP1PR4 window:
- a CDS encoding TonB-dependent receptor, whose protein sequence is MRTILKSLHYLAVALLLVCSVSGLAQTITGGVNGTVTDPAGAIIPNAKVTATNVATNVSTVSTTTSSGTYNIRNLQIGQYKVIIEASGFSAQTLGPFTLESGQDAKFDAKLGLEGSNTAIAVNESLVPLLNTENATLGATLDENAISNITLVSRNFTQLTLFVPGAVTGTPASFTGSAAIERNGNGTLASQNGNRQETNNYLLDGVEINETINNGIGYNPSPDALGQVRVISSNANAEFGNVGGGDVVALLKSGSNTFHGSAFFYLANYNMDANSWANKNFASSSAFVPKTPYTQSTFGGTVGGPIIKDKLFFFGDYEGIRYHSAGTGLASVATARMRSGDFGELLDPTQIATTVQLYNTQAAGQPAYAGNLLGAVSNPVAAYLFAHPEVYPLPNHTATVGTLIQNNYQAPTKTNRYNNQYDVKIDWKASPRDSISGRYSWGRNGDFTTPVLAITFPGANINPFQSFAFNSVHTFNARLINEFTAGFTRVVALGGLPSDSTGTFGLNGNAVVGISGVAQPYNGFILQSFTGTNGAFSSVGNSATGTTYYDNTFSYYDNLTYQAGQHTIKLGVQFLRYQQNTFYPGNDGAVGRYLYSGAFSAQNGTVGGYTLADFYQNHILTRAIGGVTGLAGQRSWRDAAFVQDDWKVSPRLTLNLGLRWEYDQPILEVNNKQANINFATKTVQLAGVNGASRGLYNPVWTNFMPRIGFSFNPSPRVVVRGGYGITTYFEGTGANLRLNFNYPFQNGFTATGFAPSTTSAGQFYTTAQGFGTANTSCNIQTSTVPCTTTIRAWDQAIKPMFLQQYSLTAEYQLSNTASLTFGYVGETGQHLITAGAANALPKPCIIGGVVQTVLTSAQCIAADPAPFINLVGQTGSVVFTASNAMENYNALQATFRQRLSKGLEFTANYAYAKAMTNSTGFFGAQGINGQSAYAQNFYDNHSEYGPAAQDVRHNINGHLTYELPVGRGRMFGTNMNRAIDEVIGGWKVAMTTIVYTGFPVNINSGSNNSNTANNSQRANHYRKLNVVNRSAQAWFGTDPSVLHQRSSTTAGAQCSAAGVDDGVCAYGQPAAGTFGTASVDSERAPGYQSADASIFKDFAITEAHKISFRADAANVFNITSLGNPTNNAQSATFGQITASRSQARQLQLSAKYSF, encoded by the coding sequence ATGCGCACGATTTTGAAATCACTCCACTACTTGGCTGTAGCGCTACTGTTGGTATGTAGCGTTTCAGGCCTTGCCCAGACGATCACCGGCGGCGTCAACGGAACGGTCACCGATCCGGCAGGCGCGATCATTCCGAACGCAAAGGTTACGGCAACAAATGTCGCCACAAACGTATCCACTGTCTCCACGACCACCAGCTCTGGAACCTACAACATCCGCAATCTACAAATCGGTCAGTACAAAGTCATCATCGAAGCTTCCGGTTTCTCTGCACAGACACTCGGACCCTTCACGCTGGAGTCCGGTCAGGATGCGAAGTTCGATGCGAAGCTTGGACTGGAAGGTTCAAATACCGCTATCGCGGTGAACGAATCACTGGTTCCTCTCCTCAACACGGAGAATGCAACGCTTGGTGCAACTCTCGATGAGAACGCCATCAGCAATATCACGCTCGTGAGTCGCAACTTTACCCAACTGACGCTTTTTGTTCCAGGAGCGGTTACGGGAACGCCCGCATCCTTCACAGGCTCAGCGGCTATTGAAAGAAATGGCAATGGCACGCTAGCCTCTCAAAACGGTAACCGCCAAGAGACGAACAATTACCTGCTTGATGGTGTGGAGATCAACGAAACCATCAATAACGGAATCGGCTATAATCCCAGTCCTGATGCGCTTGGGCAGGTGCGCGTTATTTCGTCTAATGCCAATGCTGAGTTCGGCAATGTCGGTGGTGGAGATGTCGTTGCGCTGCTAAAAAGCGGAAGCAACACATTTCACGGAAGCGCCTTCTTTTATTTAGCGAACTACAACATGGATGCAAATTCATGGGCTAATAAGAATTTTGCGTCTTCTTCTGCGTTTGTTCCAAAGACACCCTACACCCAGTCGACGTTCGGCGGTACTGTTGGCGGACCCATCATCAAGGACAAGCTGTTCTTCTTTGGCGATTACGAAGGCATCAGGTACCACTCTGCGGGTACTGGCCTGGCTTCCGTAGCGACTGCTCGTATGCGTTCAGGAGATTTTGGGGAGCTGCTGGATCCAACTCAGATTGCAACCACGGTTCAGCTCTACAACACTCAGGCCGCTGGACAACCAGCCTATGCTGGCAACTTACTGGGTGCCGTGTCAAATCCCGTAGCCGCCTATCTGTTCGCGCATCCCGAGGTTTATCCGCTTCCGAACCACACAGCCACGGTTGGCACTTTGATCCAAAATAACTACCAGGCACCGACGAAGACAAATCGCTATAACAACCAGTATGACGTCAAGATCGACTGGAAGGCCTCACCGCGCGATTCGATCTCGGGCCGTTATTCCTGGGGTCGGAATGGCGATTTCACCACTCCGGTTCTCGCAATTACTTTCCCCGGAGCGAACATCAATCCGTTTCAAAGCTTCGCATTCAATTCCGTGCATACCTTCAATGCGCGTCTTATCAATGAGTTCACCGCTGGTTTCACACGTGTTGTTGCGTTGGGAGGTCTCCCAAGCGATTCAACGGGTACCTTCGGTTTGAATGGTAATGCTGTTGTCGGCATCTCAGGTGTCGCTCAGCCCTATAACGGCTTCATCCTGCAGTCCTTCACGGGAACCAACGGTGCGTTCAGCTCTGTTGGTAACTCGGCGACGGGAACAACGTATTACGACAACACCTTCAGCTACTATGACAACCTGACTTACCAGGCTGGACAGCACACGATTAAACTTGGTGTCCAGTTTCTCCGCTATCAGCAGAACACTTTCTATCCGGGTAACGACGGTGCAGTTGGCCGCTATCTCTATTCCGGAGCATTCTCTGCTCAGAATGGAACGGTTGGCGGTTATACGCTCGCCGATTTCTACCAGAATCACATTCTCACGCGCGCGATCGGTGGAGTCACCGGTCTGGCGGGTCAGCGCTCGTGGCGCGATGCAGCTTTTGTCCAGGACGATTGGAAGGTTAGTCCGAGACTCACCCTCAACCTGGGGCTTCGTTGGGAGTACGACCAGCCCATCCTGGAAGTCAACAACAAGCAGGCGAATATCAACTTCGCAACCAAGACAGTGCAACTCGCCGGCGTCAACGGAGCAAGCCGCGGTCTTTACAACCCGGTTTGGACCAACTTCATGCCGCGTATCGGATTCTCTTTCAATCCGTCGCCTCGCGTTGTAGTTCGTGGCGGCTATGGTATAACTACTTACTTTGAAGGAACGGGCGCTAATCTTCGCCTCAACTTTAACTATCCATTCCAGAATGGCTTCACGGCCACCGGCTTTGCCCCAAGCACAACCAGCGCAGGTCAGTTCTACACAACTGCGCAGGGCTTCGGAACCGCGAACACATCCTGCAACATTCAGACAAGCACTGTACCTTGCACCACTACGATCCGCGCATGGGACCAGGCAATTAAACCGATGTTCCTTCAGCAGTACAGCCTTACTGCGGAATATCAGTTGAGCAATACCGCATCGCTCACCTTTGGTTATGTCGGTGAGACGGGGCAACATCTCATCACTGCTGGTGCTGCCAACGCTCTGCCAAAGCCCTGCATCATTGGTGGTGTTGTGCAGACTGTGCTCACTTCAGCACAGTGTATTGCTGCTGATCCCGCTCCTTTCATTAACCTGGTTGGTCAGACGGGCTCGGTGGTCTTCACCGCGTCCAATGCGATGGAAAACTATAATGCGCTTCAGGCGACATTCCGTCAGCGCCTCAGCAAGGGCTTGGAATTCACCGCGAATTATGCATATGCCAAAGCGATGACGAACAGCACGGGCTTCTTTGGTGCACAGGGAATCAACGGACAGTCTGCCTATGCTCAGAATTTCTATGACAATCATTCTGAATATGGTCCGGCTGCTCAGGATGTTCGTCATAACATCAACGGGCATTTGACTTATGAACTTCCCGTGGGACGGGGGCGTATGTTTGGTACCAATATGAACCGGGCAATTGATGAAGTGATTGGTGGCTGGAAGGTTGCGATGACCACCATTGTTTATACAGGCTTCCCGGTAAACATCAACTCTGGCTCCAACAACAGCAACACTGCGAACAATTCTCAGCGTGCGAACCACTATCGTAAGCTGAATGTCGTAAATCGGAGTGCTCAGGCGTGGTTTGGAACCGATCCTTCGGTTCTTCACCAGCGGTCTAGCACAACGGCAGGAGCTCAGTGTTCGGCTGCAGGTGTAGATGATGGTGTCTGCGCTTATGGTCAACCCGCCGCTGGCACATTCGGTACTGCTTCCGTCGATTCAGAGCGGGCTCCTGGTTACCAATCAGCAGATGCTTCGATCTTCAAGGATTTTGCAATCACTGAGGCGCACAAAATCAGCTTCCGTGCGGATGCTGCCAATGTGTTTAACATTACCTCGCTGGGTAACCCCACTAACAATGCGCAGTCTGCAACCTTCGGACAGATTACAGCTTCTCGTTCGCAGGCTCGTCAGCTGCAGCTTTCGGCGAAGTATTCCTTCTAA
- a CDS encoding lactonase family protein yields MSESSLQSKTFPMTRRAFSTSLAAAATLGASGKASATMTRRSVPGRFAYIGSGEAEAGAIHVVDLSKDGSRVVQTMASASPAHLELHPSGSMLYAVHAVNEWESLPRGAVSAYAIDAETGHLTLQRVQPLALSAINPSHALVTPDGSHLIVAVAGGGSYNVLPLESNGLPLPVSGLFKEVGFSTEAGVGKTSTPSSLVLHSDGRTLVAADTGNESLSTFRLETDTLTPLHRRRVHKGAGPSQMVGHTNARFVYALNSEDGSISVHRIDTSRGQTQASHQRVATNGASTIAMHPSGRFLLTANGARMTAWKIDRSNGRIQPAESLPVEATQIAFDRSGRTIIAAHAPTGRMVRGEFSIANGSISGLTEVGNFSSAHSFAIL; encoded by the coding sequence ATGAGCGAGAGCAGCTTGCAATCGAAGACGTTCCCCATGACCCGCCGGGCCTTCTCCACCTCGCTCGCGGCTGCCGCAACGCTCGGCGCTTCGGGCAAGGCCAGCGCGACCATGACCCGACGCTCTGTCCCAGGTCGTTTTGCCTACATTGGATCGGGCGAAGCCGAAGCTGGTGCGATCCACGTCGTGGATCTATCAAAGGACGGTTCGCGCGTCGTTCAGACGATGGCATCAGCTTCGCCTGCTCATCTTGAGCTTCATCCTTCTGGCTCCATGCTCTACGCCGTACATGCTGTCAATGAATGGGAGAGTCTTCCTCGCGGCGCAGTGAGTGCTTACGCGATCGACGCCGAAACAGGCCATCTCACACTACAGCGCGTACAGCCTCTGGCGCTTTCCGCCATCAACCCCTCTCACGCCCTGGTGACTCCGGACGGATCGCATCTCATCGTCGCTGTCGCGGGTGGCGGCTCCTACAACGTGCTTCCCCTGGAGAGCAACGGCCTGCCCCTACCCGTTTCAGGCCTGTTCAAAGAAGTGGGCTTCTCTACAGAAGCCGGTGTGGGCAAAACCTCGACCCCGAGCAGTCTCGTGCTTCATTCCGATGGCCGGACGCTCGTCGCGGCAGATACGGGCAATGAGTCGCTCAGCACCTTCCGCCTCGAAACTGACACGCTCACACCGCTACATCGCCGTCGCGTTCATAAGGGCGCTGGCCCCTCGCAGATGGTCGGCCACACAAACGCTCGCTTCGTCTACGCTCTCAACTCCGAGGATGGCTCCATCTCAGTACACCGGATCGACACCTCCAGAGGACAGACGCAAGCCTCGCACCAGCGCGTTGCAACCAACGGCGCCAGCACCATCGCCATGCATCCCTCCGGCCGCTTTCTTCTCACGGCAAACGGCGCGAGGATGACTGCGTGGAAGATCGACCGCTCCAACGGACGCATCCAGCCAGCGGAATCGCTTCCGGTAGAAGCGACACAAATTGCCTTTGACCGCTCGGGCCGTACAATCATCGCCGCCCATGCACCCACCGGCCGTATGGTGCGAGGCGAGTTCTCCATCGCAAACGGATCGATCAGCGGGTTGACTGAAGTCGGTAATTTCTCCTCCGCGCACAGCTTTGCCATTCTTTGA